GATTCGAGCCAATATCAGAACAACAGCCTGCTGTGTCCAGCCTTGAACAAACAAGCTGACAGATAGAAGACACAAGCCAACTAAATAGATAGAAGGCAGGCGTTTTGGAATGCAAGCAGAGCGAATGTACGGTAAAGCAACAACTGCGGTCACACTGGGAATTAGAAAGAGCAGACTACTCGATAGTAGATTCAGGCTAAAGGGCGCGGCGATGACATATTCTGTGAAATAAGGACGTACGAGATTATTGGCAAGTTGGAAAGTGAGAATCGCACTGCCGATCGCAAGAATAAAGCCCGTTTGATTCCCGCTTGTTGAAGGCTGGCTAGCTTCCTGGATGTCCGGACGTTGCGTGGAAACTCCTCGTAAGCAATACAGGCAGAGACCGAGCTGCAAAATGTCTGCCGCTGCAATCCAGTAAAACAAAAACAACGGAGCTTCCAAATCAACCATCCAAGCCCCAGCGATCGTCGCTGCAATGATCGCCCCATGAAAGACAGCTTGATAGGTGCCTGCAACTGCTGCTCGTTTAGCTTCACCTGCCAGTTGAATAATCAAAGGATACACCAGTAAATAGCTACTTTTGCAAGCGAGCAGCAAAACTGTGTAGATGAGGAACTGATCCGCCGTTGTGGAAGTTCCCATGAACGCAGTCATGATCGCAGTTCCAAGCTGACCGATATAGAGCAGATGTTTGACTTCAAATCGCCGCGCAAGAACTCCCCAAAGCGGAGAACAGACCACTACCGTTAAACGGCAAATAAAGATGTAGTATCCGGTATAGGCAATGTCCTCAATCTCAAAAACCTTGCGAAAAAACTGAGGATAAAACGGTGAAAGCAATACCTCATTGAATATTGCTAAAAACACGCAGAGAAACAGGACACTCGATACAATTTGCGATCGCTGTTTCATGCTGCGATCCCAAACTGTTGAAAGACATTGCGGCTATGAGTAGGATAGACTGTTTTACCCGCAAGGGTGTTGATGATCACAGAATTTCGGTAAGCGCCTAACCCCAAATCCGGTGCGCCAACTCCATGCGTATGCAATTCACTATTCTGAACAAAGATCTGATTGGGAATATCCTGAGTCAGTTCAAGTCGATAGTCCAGCTTGACGCTGTAGCGCTCTTGCTCATCCCATTCAATCAAAGAGCGAATCCCTTCAATACAGTTTGGAATTGCATGATGGTAGCCGGTTGCGAGAATGATGCAGTTTGTCTCATGAGAAAAGCGATCGTCCTGTTGCCGATGCCGATAGCCTAGCCGATAAGAATCGCCAATCTTTTCTACTTCCTTGACTTCCACTGAGGAAAGTAACTGCACCTTCGGTTGATTGCCTGCGATCGACCGTTGATACAACAGATCGTAGATATCCGCGATCGTGCTAAAGCTAATTCCCTTGTAAAGTAACCCCTGTTGGGTCAGAACTTGGTCGCGACGCTCCGGTGGTAAATTATGGAAATAGTGAATATAGTCAGGCGAAAAATGTTCTAAGCCCAGCTTGGAATATTCCATTGGGAAAAAGCCAGGAGAACGGGTGTGCCAATTGAGCTGATAGCCAGAGGTTTCTTGCTCCTGCAATAGCTCGTAAAACACCTCAGCCGCGCTTTGACCTGAACCAATGACCGTAATGGAGTCATATTCACGGCAGCGATCGCGGTGCTGCAAGAAATTGGCTGAGTGAAAAACGGTATCTGATAGGAAGCTTTGCAAACAAGACGGCACGGATGGAATGCTGCCGACTCCCAAGACTAGATTGCGGCAATAGTAAGAGCGAGTTTTTTGCGAAGCAACATCGAATACTTGAACCCCAAAGCAGTCATTCTGCCAGGAAATCGCCTCGACTCGCTGACCAAATCGGCAACTTGGCAACTGTTCCGCAACCCACTGACAGTAATGGTTGTACTCCTGCCGCAGAATGTGAAAATGCTCCAGAAAGTAGAAGTGGTAAAGTCGAGATTGGGCTTTGAGATAGCTCAGAAAACTAAAGCGGCTACTCGGATCAGCCATAGTGACTAAATCGGCTAGAAACGGAACTTGAATCGTCGCGCCCTCAAGCAGCAAACCGGGATGCCATTGAAATTGTGGTTTTTGTTCTAGGAATAGCGCATTAATTTCTGACACTGGCTCTAAAAGTGCCGCCAAGCCTAGATTAAAGGGGCCAATTCCGACACCAATCACATCAAAAACGGGTTCAGACATTATTTCGACCTCTCAAAGAAACGGTGCCGTTCGCAAAACATCAGCGCGGCTCGTTTGTCCGGTAATTCAATTTCTGTTTGAAATTCAAAACCGCAGCGTTCAAATACATGAATCATTTTGTGATTGCGAATATCCGGTTCAGCAATAATTTTCTGCGTTTCAGGCTGTTGAAACTGAAACGTAACCATTGCCCGCAACAAAGGCAGTGCATAGCCTTTACCCAGGAATTCGGGTGGACCGATTAATAAATGAATTCCCTGATCGGCAGGCTGCGCCGGATAGCACTGAGCAACAACGTCATCTGCAGCCCAGTAGGACTCCCAATAACTCATGGGCACATTGTTGAGGCAACCCATATAAAGCGTTTGGTGTGGATCAGCGATCGCGCGTTCTAAATGCGCTTGCATTCTCTCTAGATCAAACGCCAGTTTCCAAAAGGGAACCACGTGAGGTTGATTCATCCAGCAGTGAATGCGTGATAGATCTTGCTGCAACTCCACTGGACGAAAAGCAATAGATTGATTAATGCTGGAATCGTGAATTTCGTAAGCGTATTGCAGCGTGTTAGATGGCATAGCTCTCATCAGAATACAACGGATTGTCGATTTCTACGTAGACAGACTGTGTAGAGACAGGGCCTACCAATTCATCTAGATTGTGGAATCTTGTCAGTAAATTCGCTTTGCAGCGCAACTGCTTTTGGCACAGAAGAGTTTGTAAGAGCGTAGAGCACCCTTGATCCGCAGTAGATTGCTTGATCAACTCATTGCGCAATTCGCTGAGTAGCGATCGCTCATCAACCAGTCTGGCAACACCGAATGCATTAATCAGCCCAAACAGATTATTAATGAATAGGTAATACCCTAGCCGTTCATCAATCACTGCATCATCGCAAATCGTTTGGCTTTTCTCGCTAATTCCAGGAAGCAGTTGATTGAGGTGCGAATGAAACGATTTTCGGTAGTAATACCCTTGGTTGTCTCGGTAAAAGAAGTGGTGAGGGTAACCATCTTGCAATTGCAATACGCTGTTTTGCTGATGGGC
This Cyanobacteria bacterium FACHB-DQ100 DNA region includes the following protein-coding sequences:
- a CDS encoding MFS transporter, translating into MKQRSQIVSSVLFLCVFLAIFNEVLLSPFYPQFFRKVFEIEDIAYTGYYIFICRLTVVVCSPLWGVLARRFEVKHLLYIGQLGTAIMTAFMGTSTTADQFLIYTVLLLACKSSYLLVYPLIIQLAGEAKRAAVAGTYQAVFHGAIIAATIAGAWMVDLEAPLFLFYWIAAADILQLGLCLYCLRGVSTQRPDIQEASQPSTSGNQTGFILAIGSAILTFQLANNLVRPYFTEYVIAAPFSLNLLSSSLLFLIPSVTAVVALPYIRSACIPKRLPSIYLVGLCLLSVSLFVQGWTQQAVVLILARIVYGFCLAVTQAALELKLFSNSAVNRLHFNYSLATSFANVGNLAAPLIASWLVSSYNLAAPLLVAAIVCVANFLLVRFTVFRKLSLSFQP
- a CDS encoding lysine N(6)-hydroxylase/L-ornithine N(5)-oxygenase family protein, giving the protein MSEPVFDVIGVGIGPFNLGLAALLEPVSEINALFLEQKPQFQWHPGLLLEGATIQVPFLADLVTMADPSSRFSFLSYLKAQSRLYHFYFLEHFHILRQEYNHYCQWVAEQLPSCRFGQRVEAISWQNDCFGVQVFDVASQKTRSYYCRNLVLGVGSIPSVPSCLQSFLSDTVFHSANFLQHRDRCREYDSITVIGSGQSAAEVFYELLQEQETSGYQLNWHTRSPGFFPMEYSKLGLEHFSPDYIHYFHNLPPERRDQVLTQQGLLYKGISFSTIADIYDLLYQRSIAGNQPKVQLLSSVEVKEVEKIGDSYRLGYRHRQQDDRFSHETNCIILATGYHHAIPNCIEGIRSLIEWDEQERYSVKLDYRLELTQDIPNQIFVQNSELHTHGVGAPDLGLGAYRNSVIINTLAGKTVYPTHSRNVFQQFGIAA
- a CDS encoding acetyltransferase, whose product is MPSNTLQYAYEIHDSSINQSIAFRPVELQQDLSRIHCWMNQPHVVPFWKLAFDLERMQAHLERAIADPHQTLYMGCLNNVPMSYWESYWAADDVVAQCYPAQPADQGIHLLIGPPEFLGKGYALPLLRAMVTFQFQQPETQKIIAEPDIRNHKMIHVFERCGFEFQTEIELPDKRAALMFCERHRFFERSK